The proteins below come from a single Danio aesculapii chromosome 23, fDanAes4.1, whole genome shotgun sequence genomic window:
- the camk2n1b gene encoding calcium/calmodulin-dependent protein kinase II inhibitor 1b, protein MSEVLPYEENISHYGADGDEEQISLTCRLQNNSSNFYSSAQNKRAPKLGQIGRSKRVVIEDDRIDEVLNNTAEKSSAGV, encoded by the exons ATGTCAGAAGTGCTGCCGTACGAGGAGAACATCTCTCATTACGGTGCTGATGGAGATGAGGAGCAGATTTCCCTCACCTGTCGCCTGCAGAACAACAGCAGCAACTTCTACAGTTCTGCGCAGAACAAACGAGCTCCGAAACTCGGACAGATCGGGCGCAGCAAGCGAG TTGTCATAGAAGACGACAGAATTGACGAAGTCCTGAACAACACAGCGGAGAAGTCATCAGCGGGAGTGTAA